One stretch of Echeneis naucrates chromosome 11, fEcheNa1.1, whole genome shotgun sequence DNA includes these proteins:
- the ntaq1 gene encoding protein N-terminal glutamine amidohydrolase isoform X1: protein MKGERIIPSRENCVYTSCYCEENVWKLCEFVKDQNSAHLEHLSVIFISNENRMVLLNVFHQVPLWRQKSGHGDRPVIWDYHVILLQAGFHSDSLVYDLDSELSFPCSLKLYATEALRSDCNIRSEYHRRLRVIPAESFMLNFASDRSHMKTSDGSWRMPPPPYPPIHTTESHMNLDDFISMDPAVGWGVVFSLEHFLLSYTGDSSSTTSSSPLLP from the exons ATGAAGGGAGAAAGAATCATCCCGTCCCGCGAAAACTGTGTTTACACCAGCTGTTACTG tgaagaaaatgtttggaaactCTGTGAATTTGTCAAAGATCAGAATTCCGCACATCTGGAACATCTGTCCGTGATTTTCatctcaaatgaaaacagaatg gttttgttaaatgttttccaTCAGGTTCCTCTGTGGAGACAGAAGTCTGGACATGGAGACCGACCAGTGATCTGG GACTACCATGTGATCCTGCTGCAGGCCGGTTTTCATTCTGACTCTCTAGTGTATGATCTGGACTCTGAGCTGTCGTTTCCCTGCAGCCTGAAACTGTATGCCACCGAGGCCCTTCGCTCAGACTGCAACATCAGATCTGAGTACCACAG GAGGTTGCGTGTCATACCTGCTGAAAGCTTCATGTTGAACTTTGCGTCCGACCGATCCCACATGAAGACCTCTGATGGATCATGGCGGATGCCACCCCCACCCTACCCCCCAATACACACCACAG AGAGTCACATGAATCTGGACGACTTCATTAGTATGGACCCTGCGGTTGGCTGGGGGGTCGTCTTCAGTCTAGAACACTTCCTGCTGAGCTACACTGGAGACTCTTCATCAACAACATCATCTTCACCTCTATTGCCATAG
- the lrp12 gene encoding low-density lipoprotein receptor-related protein 12, with amino-acid sequence MAFRSGWRQSCCACVVYWLILSGSITASQRNDNLYVSGISNACSDVAELLRASSGVITSPGWPFQYPAKLNCSWNIRARPGDTITISFQDFELQGSHRCSSDWMSISSYRSLDGLRVCGSSLPPPYISSQDHVWIHFHSDDSLTGKGFRLSYISGKPEASSCDVDQFHCSNGKCIPDWWRCNTMDECGDNSDEELCVDSPFSFQPCSLNQFPCLSRYTRIYTCLPHSLRCDGSIDCQDLGDEIDCDVPTCGEWLRNFYGSFSSPNYPDFYPPGSNCTWLIDTGDHRKVILRFTDFKLDGTGYGDYVKVYDGLEENPHRLLRVLTAFDSRAPVAVVSSSGQLRVHFYADKINAARGFNVTYQVDGFCLPWEVPCGGNWGCYTEQQRCDGYWHCPNGRDELNCSSCQEDEFPCSRNGACYPRSDRCNYQNRCPNGSDEKNCFFCQPGNFHCKNNRCVFESWVCDAQDDCGDGSDEESCPVIIPTRVITAAVIGSLICGLLLVIALGCTCKLYSLRMFERRSFETQLSRVEAELLRREAPPSYGQLIAQGLIPPVEDFPVCSGSQASVLENLRLAVRSQLGFTSLRLPSSSRHSNLWRRLFTFSRSRRSGSLALVSADLEDSAGTGSTGSSGSDLLSPDSDDTDTEGERARERGVGAMGGSISPLPQKTPPSTIVEAVASMTTATTSIASTPGQDRCRDQPREAPPPSSPITMATSNPECHGDVSELLAPSTSALHRLAQNLHRLARNLTRTGPNQQNQAWINHSPLRQMETGRTGHEAAERRGSREEEEDVELLIPVSDSDSSSLVSDVQQPLLEPHSSTVNHPTHHHRGHGGRGGRDGPCEHCGMVHTAQIPDACLEATGKIESSDDELLLLC; translated from the exons ATGGCCTTCAGATCGGgctggaggcagagctgctgcgCCTGTGTTGTGTACTGGCTCATACTTTCAG gaTCCATCACCGCGTCTCAGAGGAACGACAATCTCTATGTATCAGGAATCTCGAACG cttgTAGTGACGTGGCCGAGCTCCTGCGAGCATCCAGTGGTGTCATCACCAGCCCCGGATGGCCCTTCCAGTACCCAGCCAAACTGAATTGCAGCTGGAACATCAGAGCTCGACCCGGAGACACCATCACCATTAG CTTCCAAGACTTTGAGCTCCAAGGCTCCCACCGCTGCTCATCAGATTGGATGTCCATCAGCAGCTACAGGAGCCTGGATGGACTGAGGGTCTGTGGCTCATCCCTGCCACCTCCCTACATCTCATCCCAGGATCATGTCTGGATCCACTTCCACTCTGATGACAGTCTGACAGGAAAAGGCTTCAGGTTGTCCTATATCAGCG GTAAACCGGAGGCATCCAGCTGTGACGTGGACCAGTTTCACTGCTCTAATGGAAAGTGCATCCCAGACTGGTGGCGCTGCAACACCATGGATGAGTGTGGTGACAATTCAGATGAGGAACTTTGTGTGGACTCGCCGTTCTCCTTTCAACCCTGCAGCCTGAACCAATTCCCTTGCCTGTCCCGCTACACTCGCATCTACACCTGCCTGCCCCACAGCCTGCGCTGTGATGGTAGCATTGACTGCCAG GACCTTGGTGATGAGATTGACTGTGACGTTCCCACATGTGGGGAATGGTTGAGGAACTTCTATGGCTCCTTCAGCTCCCCCAACTACCCCGACTTCTATCCTCCAGGGAGTAACTGCACATGGCTTATTGACACTGGAGATCACAGGaag GTCATCCTGAGGTTCACGGACTTCAAACTAGATGGGACAGGTTATGGTGATTATGTGAAGGTGTATGATGGTTTGGAGGAGAATCCTCACCGCCTCCTCAGGGTGCTAACCGCTTTTGACTCCAGGGCGCCAGTTGCTGTAGTGTCATCATCTGGTCAGCTGAGGGTTCATTTCTATGCTGACAAGATCAACGCTGCTCGAGGGTTCAATGTCACCTACCAG gTGGATGGGTTCTGCCTGCCGTGGGAGGTTCCCTGTGGAGGGAATTGGGGATGTTACACGGAGCAGCAGCGATGTGATGGGTATTGGCACTGCCCCAACGGTCGTGATGAGCTGAACTGCTCATCGTGTCAGGAAGATGAGTTCCCTTGCTCCAGGAACGGAGCTTGTTACCCCCGATCCGATCGCTGCAACTACCAGAATCGCTGCCCCAACGGGTCAGACGAGAAGAACTGCTTTTTCTGCCAGCCGGGGAACTTCCACTGCAAG AATAACCGCTGCGTGTTTGAGTCGTGGGTTTGCGATGCTCAAGACGACTGTGGCGACGGCAGTGATGAGGAGAGCTGTCCTGTCATCATTCCCACCAGAGTCATCACGGCCGCCGTCATTGGAAGCCTGATATGTGGCCTCCTGTTGGTCATCGCCCTTGGCTGCACCTGTAAACTCTACTCACTGCGCATGTTTGAACGCAG GTCATTTGAGACACAGCTGTCCAgagtggaggcagagctgctaAGACGGGAAGCCCCACCCTCCTATGGGCAGCTCATTGCCCAGGGCCTTATCCCACCTGTAGAGGATTTCCCAGTATGCTCTGGGAGTCAG GCGTCTGTCCTGGAGAATCTCCGTCTGGCGGTCCGCTCTCAGCTTGGTTTTACCTCCCTCAGACTTCCCTCCTCTAGTCGTCATAGCAACCTCTGGCGCCGACTTTTTACCTTCTCCCGGTCTCGGCGGTCAGGTTCTTTGGCTCTGGTCTCAGCTGACCTGGAGGACAGTGCTGGCACTGGGAGCACTGGGAGTTCTGGTTCTGACCTGCTGTCTCCAGATTCGGACGACACGGACACAGAGGGGGAACGTGCGAGGGAGCGGGGTGTGGGTGCGATGGGGGGGTCAATTTCCCCACTCCCCCAAAAAACCCCGCCCTCTACTATTGTGGAGGCTGTGGCGTCCATGACGACGGCCACAACCTCCATTGCCTCAACACCTGGCCAAGATCGATGCCGTGACCAGCCCCGAGAGGCCCCTCCACCTTCAAGTcccatcaccatggcaacatccAATCCAGAATGCCACGGAGATGTCTCAGAGCTCTTGGCTCCATCCACCTCTGCCCTGCATCGTCTGGCCCAGAACCTGCACCGCCTCGCAAGGAACTTAACTAGAACCGGTCCAAACCAACAGAACCAGGCTTGGATAAATCACAGCCCACTGCGCCAAATGGAGACAGGAAGAACGGGGCACGAAGCTGCAGAGCGACGAGGGAgcagggaagaagaagaagatgtggAGCTCCTGATTCCCGTGTCAGACTCTGATTCCTCCTCATTGGTCAGTGATGTTCAACAGCCACTGCTGGAGCCACACTCCTCCACCGTCAACCATCCAACCCACCATCACCGAGGACACGGAGGTCGAGGAGGGCGGGATGGCCCATGTGAGCACTGCGGGATGGTCCACACGGCACAGATCCCAGACGCCTGCTTGGAGGCCACGGGCAAGATTGAGAGCAGTGACGATGAGCTACTGCTGCTCTGCTAA
- the hsf1 gene encoding heat shock factor protein 1 isoform X2 yields the protein MEHPGGGGAGLGGGNVPAFLTKLWTLVEDPDTDTLICWSPSGTSFHVFDQGRFSKEVLPKFFKHNNMASFIRQLNMYGFRKVVHIEQGGLLKPERDDTEFQHPFFIKGQEYLLENIKRKVSAVRQEEVKLSADEVNKILNDVQLMKGKQETIDSRIIAMKHENEALWREVASLRQKHAQQQKVVNKLIQFLVSLVQTNRILGVKRKIPLMLNDSSSRKKNVQHLDKTT from the exons ATGGAGCATCCCGGTGGAGGAGGGGCGGGGCTCGGCGGCGGGAACGTCCCGGCTTTTCTCACCAAACTGTGGACTCTGGTGGAGGATCCGGATACCGATACGCTCATCTGCTGGAGTCCG AGTGGAACCAGCTTCCATGTGTTTGATCAAGGCCGGTTCTCTAAAGAAGTTCTACCAAAGTTCTTCAAGCACAACAACATGGCCAGCTTCATCAGACAACTCAACATGT ATGGCTTCCGTAAGGTGGTGCACATTGAACAGGGTGGTCTGTTGAAACCAGAGAGAGACGACACAGAGTTTCAACATCCGTTCTTCATCAAAGGACAAGAATACCTGCTGGAGAACATCAAGCGCAAA GTTTCTGCTGTCCGTCAGGAAGAAGTGAAGCTCTCTGCAGATGAAGTGAACAAAATCCTGAATGACGTCCAATTGATGAAGGGAAAACAGGAAACTATCGACTCCAGGATCATTGCCATGAAACA TGAGAATGAGGCTCTCTGGAGGGAGGTGGCCAGTCTGAGACAGAAACATGCTCAACAACAGAAAGTCGTCAACAAG ttgATTCAGTTTCTGGTGTCTCTCGTCCAAACCAACAGGATCTTGGGTGTCAAGAGGAAAAT CCCTCTGATGCTGAATGACTCCAGCTCT
- the ntaq1 gene encoding protein N-terminal glutamine amidohydrolase isoform X2: protein MKGERIIPSRENCVYTSCYCEENVWKLCEFVKDQNSAHLEHLSVIFISNENRMVPLWRQKSGHGDRPVIWDYHVILLQAGFHSDSLVYDLDSELSFPCSLKLYATEALRSDCNIRSEYHRRLRVIPAESFMLNFASDRSHMKTSDGSWRMPPPPYPPIHTTESHMNLDDFISMDPAVGWGVVFSLEHFLLSYTGDSSSTTSSSPLLP, encoded by the exons ATGAAGGGAGAAAGAATCATCCCGTCCCGCGAAAACTGTGTTTACACCAGCTGTTACTG tgaagaaaatgtttggaaactCTGTGAATTTGTCAAAGATCAGAATTCCGCACATCTGGAACATCTGTCCGTGATTTTCatctcaaatgaaaacagaatg GTTCCTCTGTGGAGACAGAAGTCTGGACATGGAGACCGACCAGTGATCTGG GACTACCATGTGATCCTGCTGCAGGCCGGTTTTCATTCTGACTCTCTAGTGTATGATCTGGACTCTGAGCTGTCGTTTCCCTGCAGCCTGAAACTGTATGCCACCGAGGCCCTTCGCTCAGACTGCAACATCAGATCTGAGTACCACAG GAGGTTGCGTGTCATACCTGCTGAAAGCTTCATGTTGAACTTTGCGTCCGACCGATCCCACATGAAGACCTCTGATGGATCATGGCGGATGCCACCCCCACCCTACCCCCCAATACACACCACAG AGAGTCACATGAATCTGGACGACTTCATTAGTATGGACCCTGCGGTTGGCTGGGGGGTCGTCTTCAGTCTAGAACACTTCCTGCTGAGCTACACTGGAGACTCTTCATCAACAACATCATCTTCACCTCTATTGCCATAG
- the hsf1 gene encoding heat shock factor protein 1 isoform X1, translating to MEHPGGGGAGLGGGNVPAFLTKLWTLVEDPDTDTLICWSPSGTSFHVFDQGRFSKEVLPKFFKHNNMASFIRQLNMYGFRKVVHIEQGGLLKPERDDTEFQHPFFIKGQEYLLENIKRKVTNVSAVRQEEVKLSADEVNKILNDVQLMKGKQETIDSRIIAMKHENEALWREVASLRQKHAQQQKVVNKLIQFLVSLVQTNRILGVKRKIPLMLNDSSSAHSMPKYSRQFSLEHMQAAANLFQADSSVTSGPIISDITEVNTPTTGVEVGDWIDTGESQSVNVKEEPSSPDVEVCPVLEGGATHVDTPLSPTTFINSILQDNETQAGPNSSTASPAPAIVVMSPASTGPLPLGPSSQSHGSNATTISSPTISPQKCQTIACIDRLPPSVCEHEPSPDVWRFVSTPADKSELSDHVDSMDNSLENLQNILNTQTFAFDTSPLIEFFSSPCSSGDFDLDSLDTLLSEGALKGSDESSNTRNTGKQLVQYSTTPALLPEPVSLGEGGSDLPSLLELETEPYFTPDPSADDSATALLSQAQLDSDL from the exons ATGGAGCATCCCGGTGGAGGAGGGGCGGGGCTCGGCGGCGGGAACGTCCCGGCTTTTCTCACCAAACTGTGGACTCTGGTGGAGGATCCGGATACCGATACGCTCATCTGCTGGAGTCCG AGTGGAACCAGCTTCCATGTGTTTGATCAAGGCCGGTTCTCTAAAGAAGTTCTACCAAAGTTCTTCAAGCACAACAACATGGCCAGCTTCATCAGACAACTCAACATGT ATGGCTTCCGTAAGGTGGTGCACATTGAACAGGGTGGTCTGTTGAAACCAGAGAGAGACGACACAGAGTTTCAACATCCGTTCTTCATCAAAGGACAAGAATACCTGCTGGAGAACATCAAGCGCAAAGTTACCAAC GTTTCTGCTGTCCGTCAGGAAGAAGTGAAGCTCTCTGCAGATGAAGTGAACAAAATCCTGAATGACGTCCAATTGATGAAGGGAAAACAGGAAACTATCGACTCCAGGATCATTGCCATGAAACA TGAGAATGAGGCTCTCTGGAGGGAGGTGGCCAGTCTGAGACAGAAACATGCTCAACAACAGAAAGTCGTCAACAAG ttgATTCAGTTTCTGGTGTCTCTCGTCCAAACCAACAGGATCTTGGGTGTCAAGAGGAAAAT CCCTCTGATGCTGAATGACTCCAGCTCTGCCCACTCCATGCCTAAATACAGCCGGCAGTTCTCACTGGAACATATGCAG GCTGCAGCCAATTTGTTCCAAGCTGACTCTTCAGTAACTTCTGGACCAATCATATCTGACATAACAGAGGTGAACACACCCACTACAGGGGTTGAAGTCGGCGATTGGATCGATACAGG AGAGAGCCAATCAGTAAACGTCAAAGAGGAGCCGTCCAGTCCGGATGTTGAGGTGTGCCCTGTTCTGGAGGGTGGGGCCACACATGTAGACACGCCCCTCTCTCCCACAACCTTCATCAATTCCATCCTACAGGACAATGAGACTCAGGCAGGTCCCAACAGTTCCACTGCCAGTCCTGCACCAG CAATTGTTGTGATGAGCCCTGCCTCTACTGGGCCTCTTCCACTCGGCCCaagcagccaatcacatggctcCAATGCCACCACAATTTCCAGCCCTACCATATCTCCACAGAAATGTCAGACCATTGCCTGTATTGACAG ACTCCCCCCATCTGTCTGTGAACATGAACCATCACCTGATGTTTGGCGCTTCGTATCAACACCAGCTGACAA gtCTGAGCTCTCTGATCATGTTGACAGTATGGACAACAGTTTAGAAAACCTGCAGAACATcctgaacacacaaaccttTGCCTTTGACACATCCCCCCTCATTGAG TTTTTCAGTTCTCCTTGTTCCTCTGGAGACTTTGACCTCGACAGTTTGGACACT CTGCTGTCTGAAGGAGCTCTTAAAGGTAGTGATGAAAGCAGCAACACTAGGAACACAG GGAAGCAGCTGGTCCAGTACTCAACCACGCCTGCTCTGCTACCTGAACCAGTCAGTCTTGGGGAGGGGGGTTCAGATTTGCCGTCCCTGTTGGAGCTGGAGACGGAGCCTTACTTCACGCCAGACCCATCTGCTGATGACTCGGCCACTGCCCTGCTGAGCCAGGCACAGCTagactctgacctctga
- the bop1 gene encoding ribosome biogenesis protein bop1, which produces MDDRRGNVQSSEQKEEMKKVQEKTTKRRNKEKEELGDEQILNLNNEPPEEDEDLSDSEDSVYSGLEDSGSDSEEDEEDGSDGDVTVDSEQTHQAEEKKNMTEVKRKDDEYEHDSSDEEDIRNTVGNIPMEWYRDFPHIGYDLDGKKIYKPIRNKDELDDFLDKMENPDYWRTVHDNQTGSVIVLSDEQVELVNRLQRGQFGDINFNEYQPSVEYFSSDVMIHPVTNRPEDKRSFIPSLVEKEKVSKLVHAIKMGWIKPRRVEDNSRGTFYDLWASEDSSILSKHRMHLPAPKIPLPGHNESYNPPPEYLFTDEERALWEQQDPSDRKLPYVPMKFSSLRQVPAFPRFIHERFERCLDLYLCPRQRKMRVNVNPEDLIPKLPKPKDLQPFPTVQSLVYRGHSSLIRSISVSPSGQWLASGSDDGTVRIWEVCSSRCMKTIQVGGAVKTVTWNPNPAVCLLAVALNSVVLILSPALADRQVVSSSERLLLGDQEAEAAEDTGAVWSEAEGEELNQGIRLKVHHPKAVHQVVWHAKGDYLASVMPDNSSHLQVLIHQLSRRRSQNPFRRNKGLVQCVSFHPVRPYFFVATQRSVRIYNLVKQEMTKKLQANSKWISSMAVHPGGDHVICGSYDCRLSWFDLDLSTKPYKMLRHHKKAVRGVAYHRVYPLFASASDDGSVIVCHGTVYNDLLQNPLIVPVKVLRGHVMTHDLGVLDVTFHPTQPWVFSSGADNTIRLFT; this is translated from the exons ATGGACGATCGCAGAGGAAACGTGCAGAGCAGCGAGcaaaaagaagagatgaagaaagtTCAAGAGAAAACGACAAAAAGGCGAaataaagagaaggaggaaTTGGGTGACGAGCAG ATTTTAAACTTAAACAACGAACCtcctgaggaagatgaagatctGTCTGACAGTGAGGACAGTGTCTATTCAGGACTGGAGGATTCTGGGAGTGATagtgaagaagatgaggaggatgggTCAGATGGTGATGTGACGGTGGATTCAGAGCAAACTCATCAG gcagaggagaagaagaacatGACAGAAGTAAAAAGGAAAGATGATGAGTATGAACATGACTCTTCGGATGAGGAG GACATCAGGAACACTGTGGGAAACATTCCCATGGAGTGGTACAGAGACTTTCCTCACATTGGCTACGACCTGGATGGGAAAAAGATCTACAAACCAATCAGGAACAAGGATGAACTTGACGACTTCCTGGACAAAATGGAGAACCCAGACTACTG GAGGACAGTGCATGAcaatcagacaggaagtgttaTCGTCCTCTCAGATGAGCAGGTAGAGCTGGTGAACCGTCTGCAGAGAGGACAATTTGGAGACATCAACTTCAACGAGTACCAG CCCTCAGTTGAGTACTTCAGTTCAGACGTGATGATTCATCCGGTTACAAACAGACCAGAAGACAAACGGAGCTTCATCCCGTCTttggtggagaaggagaag GTGTCAAAGTTGGTCCATGCCATAAAAATGGGCTGGATCAAGCCCCGGCGTGTGGAAGACAACTCCAGGGGGACCTTCTATGACCTGTGGGCAAGCGAGGACTCGTCAATTCTGTCCAAACACAGGATGCACCTGCCCGCCCCAAAAATCCCTCTACCTGGACACAACGAGTCCTACAATCCCCCCCCAGAGTACCTGTTCACAGATGAGGAG CGAGCTCTGTGGGAGCAGCAGGATCCATCAGATAGGAAGTTGCCATACGTTCCCATGAAGTTTTCAAGCCTCCGTCAGGTTCCTGCGTTTCCTCGTTTCATCCATGAGAGGTTTGAGCGCTGCCTAGACCTTTACCTGTGTCCCCGTCAGAGGAAGATGAGG GTGAATGTTAATCCAGAGGACTTGATCCCTAAACTCCCAAAACCCAAAGACCTGCAGCCGTTTCCCACAGTACAGTCTCTG GTGTACCGGGGTCACAGTAGTCTCATTCGGTCCATCAGTGTGTCTCCATCAGGACAATGGCTCGCTTCAG gaagtgatgatggCACTGTGAGGATCTGGGAGGTGTGTTCATCTCGCTGTATGAAGACAATCCAGGTGGGTGGAGCTGTGAAAACAGTCACCTGGAATCCCAACCCAGCTGTGTGTCTACTGGCTGTCGCCCT GAACTCTGTGGTCCTGATCCTGTCTCCTGCtctggcagacagacaggttgtCTCGTCATCAGAGCGACTCCTTTTGGGTGATCAagaggcagaggcagcagaAGACACAGGTGCTGTCTGGAGTGAGGCTGAGGGGGAGGAGCTAAACCAGGGAATCCGCCTCAAAGTACACCACCCCAAA GCAGTTCATCAGGTGGTGTGGCATGCCAAAGGAGACTACCTGGCGTCAGTGATGCCAGATAACTCAAGCCACCTGCAGGTTCTTATCCATCAGCTGAGCCGCCGGCGGAGCCAGAACCCCTTCAGGAGAAACAAGGGTCTGGTCCAGTGTGTATCCTTCCATCCTGTCCGGCCCTATTTCTTTGTGGCCACACAGCGCTCAGTGCGGATCTACAACCTggtcaaacaggaaatgaccaAAAAACTGCAGGCCAACTCCAAGTGGATCTCCAGCATGGCTGTCCATCCTGGAG gTGATCATGTGATCTGTGGGAGTTACGACTGCAGGTTGAGCTGGTTTGATCTTGACCTCTCAACCAAACCATACAAAATGCTGCG GCATCATAAGAAGGCAGTGAGGGGTGTGGCCTACCACAGAGTTTACCCGCTGTTTGCCTCAGCATCTGACGATGGATCAGTGATCGTTTGTCACGGGACAGTTTACAA tGACCTCCTCCAGAACCCCCTCATCGTCCCAGTGAAAGTCCTCAGGGGTCACGTGATGACTCATGACCTTGGTGTTCTGGATGTGACCTTTCACCCCACGCAGCCCTGGGTCTTCTCCTCTGGAGCTGATAACACCATCCGCCTCTTCACATAG